Part of the Pedobacter sp. MC2016-14 genome is shown below.
AAAATGAAAAGGGCTCAGGTTTATTTTTTCTGCAAGTTCCTCAAGATTGGGTTGCTTTTTAAAATTGGCTTTTATGTAGGTAATTGCGGCTGCAATTCTATTGTAGTTAAGCAGGTCCTGTTCGTTCATGTGCTGTAATTGATGGTACGAATATCGGCATACTTTTAAGATCTGGAAATCCGAAACTTGCTGAATTTCAAACCTGCATTTTTTCTATCTTTGACGAAATTTTAATTTACACCCCTGTAATGCTGACAGATGTTTTCGATCCATTCTCATGTTAAAGCAGGATATATAGCGCAATGAAAACACAGCAGGAGCGTACGCAATTTACAGGATATCAGGTCATCGTGATCGTGATGTTGGCCATGACCCAGTTTACGGTGATACTGGATTTTATGATTATGTCGCCGCTAGGAGATATGCTCATGAAGTCGCTCAACCTTAAGCCAGCTGCGTTTGGTATTGCGGTATCGGCTTATGCCTTTAGCGCGGGACTTTCTGGTTTACTCACCGCAGGCTTTGCCGATAAATTTGACCGTAAAAAATTGCTGCTGTTTTTCTACACAGGATTCATCCTGGGCACAATTTTCTGCGGGCTTGTACATACCTATCCTTTATTGCTTGCTGCAAGAATCATTACAGGGCTTTTTGGCGGTGTAATTGGTTCTATTTCCATGGCCATTATTGCCGATATTTTCTCCCTGCAGCAACGGGGCCGTGTAATGGGCTTTGTACAGATGGGTTTCGGGGCCAGTCAGGTGCTTGGTGTACCTATTGGATTGGCCATTGCCAATATTTGGGGATGGGAAGCTCCTTTTTTAATGACGGCAGCGCTGGCGGTCATTATTGCGGTATTCATTCTTTTCAAATTAAAACCTGTTACACAGCATCTTTTGGTGCAGCAAGACAAATCGGCTTTAAGCCATTTATGGCATACAGTTGCCAAACGTAACTATCGCATTGGCTTCGCAGCTACGGCTTTACTATCTATCGGAGGTTTTATGCTGATGCCATTTGGCAGTGCCTTTGCCATCAATAACCTGGGGATAAGTACAAAACAACTGCCTACGCTTTTTATGGTATCTGGTATAAGTTCATTGGTGATCATGCCTTTAATTGGCCGCCTTAGTGATAAAATAAGCAAATTTAAAATCTTTACTTTTGCCACCATTTGGTTAATGATAGTTTGTGTATTGTATACCAATTTATCCCTAACCCCATTTTGGCTGGTGCTGATTTTTAATGTTTTAATGATGATGGGTATGCTCAGCAGAATGGTTCCTTCAACAGCTTTAACGAGTGCCGTACCAGATCTGGCAGATCGTGGCGCATTTATGAGCATCAATGCTTCGCTGCAACAAATTGCTGGCGGTGTGGGTGCTGCGGTTTCGGGAATGATTGTGGTACAGCAAACCAAAAACAGCCCTTTAGAACATTACAATATGGTAGGTTATGTCATCGTAGTCATCTCGGCATTGAGTATCTTTTTGCTTTACCGGGTAAGTCAAATTATCAATCAAAAACCATGAAACACCAGTATAAATTATCTATCCAGTGGACAGGGAATAAAGGCCGGGGCACCTCAGATTACAAATGTTACGACCGCAGTTATACCCTGCAAATTGACAACAAAATTGATTTGGCGGGTTCAGCTGATCCAACTTTTCGGGGAGACAAGCATAAACACAATCCGGAAGACATGCTGCTGGCTGCCTTAAGTTCCTGTCATATGCTGTCTTTTTTGCATGTATGTGCAGTGGGCGGCGTAGTGGTGCTTGAATATACGGACCATGCTACGGGAGAGATGCTGACCAGTTCTGATGGTTCCGGTCATTTTACCTCTGTTACGTTAAACCCTGTAGTAGTGGTAGCAGAGGCATCCATGCTCCGAAAATTGGAGGCCTATCATGAAAAAGCAAATCAACTATGCTTTATTGCCAATTCGGTCAATTTTCCTGTACATCATCATGGTATTGCTACAGCCTTAGCTTAGGCAATAGCATTATTCTCCACAGCACAGCGGTAATCAAAACTGAATTTCTATCTTTGCAAAAATCATAAAAAATGAGTCAAATTGAACAATATCCAGTGTTGGAATACACTGTTAATCTGCTTAGCAAAGCAATTGTAGATTCCAAAACTGAAAAGAAATCTGAAAGTGTTTCTGTAATCAAAGATGGCAACAGCATTATTCAGCTAGAGCATGTTGCTGAAGGCGATAATGTTACCCTTATGATCAGCGATAAAAATGAAATCCTGCTGAGTGAAGATTTGTTGGAAGAGTTGCAGGATATTTCTGCCCCTGCCAGCGCAAGCGCAGAACTTAAAGCAGCTTTACAATCTTTGGTTATCGTGGTTAACGAATTGACCATTGAAACCAAGTTTATATTTCAGGCGGTTAAAGAATCTTTTGATACTTTAAGCACCAGTTATGAATTTATTAAAACCACTGCTAAGCATGCCAATGGCTTCAGTGCAAATTTCAAGTTTGGAGACCATAAATTTGAAGTAGTGGTTGTAAACGGAGCAGGCGAAGTTACTGTTGAAGCCAACTGTGATGGTGTTAAAGATCAAAAAGTAGCTGAAACGATTAAAGGAGACGTTGCGAAGGTAGCGTCAGCCTTGAATAAATTGTTTAAATAAGGCGGTTTTTCACTTTATCTAATTTTAGAAAATATCTGCAAGAAGGGGCTATTTTTTCCCTTCTTGCAGGTGCTGGCAATATACTTCCTTATTCAGTAGCTTAAATGCTGATTGTTCTGAACTTTTATTTTTTTTACAGAAGATTGTAAATTATAATAAATTTTATACATTTGTAATGAGAGCGTTAATTTAGATTGCGGGTACCGACTGATGTTTGTGCCCGCTTTTTTATGCCTTATATTTCCTTAGAAATCACCATCCAGTCATCAGAACCACTACCTTTATCAATCCAGGTGTCCATAACTTCGGCAATTGACGGAGTTGTGATTAGGGTTTGACCGCCAGCTTTAGCAGTATCTATCATAAGGCCTGCATCTTTACGGGCCATGGTCAGCTCCCAGGAAGGATTACTAAAATCACCAGCACTCATTTTTTTTATCCTGCCTGTTAAAGAAGTAGCAGGGTTCCATTCACTGAATAAGCTAATGACATCTTCAGGAGAAATATTGGATGCTTTTGCCAGTTGAAGGCTATCTGAAAGGCCTGCCGTTACAGCCAGGATAAAAAGGTTGCCGAGTAGCTTAATACCAGCTGCTTTTCCTTCCATCTCTCCAAAATCCATTACTTTCCCTGTCATTTTTGATAATTCTGGTTTTACAGTGGCAATAAACTCTTGGTCGCCAGATACGAGCATAACTCCAGAACTTTCCAACGCATTTATGGGGCCCATAAATACAGGTGCATGTAAATACCGGAAGCCGGCATCTTTCCAATGTTTTGTTCGCTTAATTGCGCCTTCTGCTGAAGTGGTACTGTGATCTATAATTATGGCTCCAGGTTTAAATCCGGCGGCAGCTTTTGCCAATACCTCATCCACGGCAGCATCATCCTTAAGTGTAAGGTGGATGATATCTGCTCCTTCTACAGCTTTTGCTGCTTCTTCAAATGCTTTGGCACCATCCGCTTCTAATACCAGCGCTTTTTCTGCTGTTCTGTTCCAAACCTGTACCTGCTCTCCTTTGGCCAGCATTGCTTTTACAAAGTTTGAACCCAATAATCCGATCCCTAAAAATGCTTTCATCTTCTATGTTTTATTTGTATTATAGTATAACAACGGTTTGAGGCCATATGTTGATACAATTTAGTTGAAGTTATTTAAGCTATTTATTATTATTTCATAAAATATTATTGAGTTTAATGTGTTGAAGAAGCATTATGGTTTTACCATCCCTAATCTGGCCATCTCCAATCATTTGCATCGCTTTTTCAATATCCAGTTCCAGCACCTCAATATTTTCTTCTTCATCTTCCAGCCCGCCACCTTCATTTACCTTCATTTCTTTTGCGTATTCGGCAATAAAAAAGTATAAAATTTCGGTTACCGAACCTGGTGACATGTAAGCTTCAAATACTTTTTTTACTTCTGTGATTTTGTATCCGGTTTCTTCTTCTGTTTCACGTCTGATGCAGTCCTCTGCATTGTCCCTGTCCAACAGACCGGCGCATGTCTCTATCAGCATTCCTGTTTCATTGCCGTTAACAAAGGTTGGGAGGCGGAACTGCTTTGTAAGAATTACCGTTTTTTGTACTCTATTAAAGAGCAGGATTGTTGCTCCGTTCCCTCTGTCGTAGACTTCTCGGCTCTGGGTTATTTTTGCGCCATTCTTTTTAGTGAACTCGTAGGTTATCTTTCTAAGTACATACCAATTGTCCGATAGGAGTTGGGTATCTATAACTTTTATATTATCAATCATGTAGCAGAATATTGTAAGTAAGTAATCTTTGGATTACAAATTTAGGCTATTTTCAAAATTGACTAACGGCGATAGCATCAATTTCTACCTTCATGCCATCAATTGCCAGGCAGGGTACAGGAATCAGTGTGCTTGCTGGATAAGGTACAACTTTCCAGATTTTCTTTAACTCTTCGTTATAAATTTGTAGTTTTTCCAGGCTGTGGTCGACAATAAGAATGGTGAATTTGGCAACGTTTTCTGGTTTTAGGCCATTAGAATTGAGGATTGTTGTGATGTTTTGGAGTGCGAATTTTACTTGCGTCCTAAAGTCGGAACTCAGCTTGTGGTTTTTATCTTCTGCTCCACTTTGACCAGAAATAAAAAATAGCGTACTATTTTCTGGTACAATTGCAGTGTGACTGAACCCATATGGAGTTGGGTCAAAAAGGTTTTTATCATTAGTAAGATGAAATTTTCTCATTGGTAATTTTTATTTTGATGCAAAGCTAGTGTCGCACTAAATAAAAAACGTTTACATATGTTGATCCTTTCCAGGTTTTTTAACCTTCTTCCTTCCTGATTCTACTTAACTGCGTTGGTGTAATACCCAGATAGGAGGCAATTTGATGTAATTTCAATCTATTGAATAAAGCCTGATTTGCTTTAAGTGAGTGATAACGTTCTTTAGCGGTTTGCCATTTTAAATCAATTTCCATCTGTTCTTTTTTGATTACCCAATTATGTTCAAGGTATTTCAGATAAGCAAGTGCCAAGTCGTGGTATTTTTCGATAAGTTGTCTGAATGCTCTTGCCGGAAATATAACGAGTGCTGATTCTTCTAAAGCGGTAATGGTAAAATTGCTTGGTTGGCCATTTATAATCGAAGCGGTTGAAGCAACAAAACTATTTTCTTCAAAAAAGATCTTGTAAATAATATTTCCCGCATCATCGGAGGTATGGTAACCGAGCAGTCCGCTATGGACAAAATAATAATGCCTTGCAGATTCCCCGGCCTTCAAAATATCCTCATTCTTTAAAAACTTTTCAAGTTTGCAGATCTTGAGCAATTCAACCTTCGTTTGTTCCGCTAGAGGATGATAAAAAGAAATATTTTCAATCAGACTATTCATTGGTAGGTAAAGTTATAAAGTAACTACAAAAAACGGGAACTTCTATACCGGACTGTTCCCGTTTTTTAATGATGAAAACTAATACAGTACAATTATGTTTAGGAAGTATAACTTTAGCTTATGAAGAATGTACTTTGTTTACTTGTCTATATCTTTTCTATAATCATGTTGCAAAGTGCTTGTGTAAGTCTTAAAATACCTAGGCGTAATGATTTAGTGCCATTACAAGCACCCATGTTGATTGGTAAATATCCTGCCATAATTGAAAGAAAGTTAACTTTATATTCTGGTAAAGATACCTTACTGCCAACAATCATCTGGTATCATTTTAAAAACTCCCCGGGTAAAGATTCGGCTGAACTGGCTCAGGCTACACATATGGAATTGATACTTAAGGACGCGAAACATATAAGTTCTACACTATACAAAGATGATGTGGCCTTAAAAACAGATGTCATAAGAGGTCGCCTGAAAAAGGGATATTTTAGGAAAAAACATCAGCTGTCTCTAAGTGGGATACCTCCGTTTTATTGGTCTATATCTTCTAATAAAATGCAATTGGGACTAGGTAAGGAGCATCAGCTGTTTATTGACCATGCCGATGAAACGAATGGCAGTATTCTGATCATAGTTGCGGGAACTCCTGGTATAACCAGCAGCTTAAGCGTTCCGCGCTATGTAAAATAGATTTTACCGCATAAAAAAGGAGCCCCAAAATCATTTGATTTCAGGGCTCCTTTTTTATGGAAAATTTAATGTATTATTTCAATTGGAAAAGCAGTCCGGCATTGAAACCTGACCTGCTGTTTTTAAAGCTTTGATCAACGTCATTCTGTTTAAATACATCTGTGAAGCCTTCTTGTCCATCAAGTTCTAGAATGATTTTAACACGGTTGGCAACAGGAAGTTTAACACCTATTCCGTAACCTAAACCAATGTCTGTATTATGTGTATATGGTTTAAGGTCATTGCTAAAGCGACTATCCTTTGAACTTAGTAGAATGCCGGCATAAGGTCCAAAGTGAAGATACCAGTTTCTTTTACGACCAAAATGCCAGTTTGCCATCAATGGTATACTCAGGTAATCAATGTTGAAATTGGTTTTAAACTCCTGACCGCTGTCAGTATCTCTGACGAAGCCATCAGCCCAGCCTTTTTGGTCATAAGTTAATTTGGTTTTAATACTCCATCTGTCAGAGAAGAAATAGTCGGCAATAACACCAGCGTTAAAACCACTTCTATAACTGCTGTTTGTATTTGTACCACTAGTTACGGTAGCCGCGTTATAACCTACGTTGAACCCGAATTCAAAACTGCCTTTTTCTTGAGAAAGAGCGTTAAAATAACATACTACTGCAAGTAGTACCAAGCTTAATTTTTTCATATATTTTCGTTAAAAGATTTCACGAAAATATACATAGTTTTTAAGAATACATAAAGAGAATTGAAGTAGCAATATTAATAATCAAAGTCTTCCCGATCTGTGTTTAAGCTAAGATCATCCTCTGTATCATGATTTAAATCTAGATCATCATTTTCTACCTCATTATCCTCTTGATCAGGATCTGGAAGCTCATCTCCGTCGGGAAGACCATCTTCTGTACTTCGATCTTCCAGCGCGTTTTCATCCCGTAGTTTATCTTCTTCTTTTGGATCTTTTGATGGTTCAAATTGATGTTTCATATAAATAGGATTTGTGAAAGATTTATGAGTATAACGTCTTTGAATAAAATATGTTTGTAGTTGACAAAACTTACTAAACAATAAATTGTAAAACCTGATTGTTTAGGCGCTATTTTTGTTTAGGTTTATAAATGGAGTCCAGAGACCATTGAAAACGGGGCAGAAGCTGTGCCTTAACAGTCAAATCTAAATTAATTAAATTATGGAGTGGTATTTAAAAGTGCTTAAAAGTTATGGTGATTTCCGCACCAGATCAAGAAGGAAAGAATTTTGGATGTTTGTGTTATTTCAACTTATAGCGTTAATAATTACTAGTATTATTGACAATGTATTAGGTACGACTTTTAAAATGGACACTGGCTTTGGGGTTCAAAGTCTTCCGTATGGATATGTATA
Proteins encoded:
- a CDS encoding MFS transporter, with the translated sequence MKTQQERTQFTGYQVIVIVMLAMTQFTVILDFMIMSPLGDMLMKSLNLKPAAFGIAVSAYAFSAGLSGLLTAGFADKFDRKKLLLFFYTGFILGTIFCGLVHTYPLLLAARIITGLFGGVIGSISMAIIADIFSLQQRGRVMGFVQMGFGASQVLGVPIGLAIANIWGWEAPFLMTAALAVIIAVFILFKLKPVTQHLLVQQDKSALSHLWHTVAKRNYRIGFAATALLSIGGFMLMPFGSAFAINNLGISTKQLPTLFMVSGISSLVIMPLIGRLSDKISKFKIFTFATIWLMIVCVLYTNLSLTPFWLVLIFNVLMMMGMLSRMVPSTALTSAVPDLADRGAFMSINASLQQIAGGVGAAVSGMIVVQQTKNSPLEHYNMVGYVIVVISALSIFLLYRVSQIINQKP
- a CDS encoding OsmC family protein: MKHQYKLSIQWTGNKGRGTSDYKCYDRSYTLQIDNKIDLAGSADPTFRGDKHKHNPEDMLLAALSSCHMLSFLHVCAVGGVVVLEYTDHATGEMLTSSDGSGHFTSVTLNPVVVVAEASMLRKLEAYHEKANQLCFIANSVNFPVHHHGIATALA
- a CDS encoding NAD(P)-dependent oxidoreductase gives rise to the protein MKAFLGIGLLGSNFVKAMLAKGEQVQVWNRTAEKALVLEADGAKAFEEAAKAVEGADIIHLTLKDDAAVDEVLAKAAAGFKPGAIIIDHSTTSAEGAIKRTKHWKDAGFRYLHAPVFMGPINALESSGVMLVSGDQEFIATVKPELSKMTGKVMDFGEMEGKAAGIKLLGNLFILAVTAGLSDSLQLAKASNISPEDVISLFSEWNPATSLTGRIKKMSAGDFSNPSWELTMARKDAGLMIDTAKAGGQTLITTPSIAEVMDTWIDKGSGSDDWMVISKEI
- the nudK gene encoding GDP-mannose pyrophosphatase NudK, with the translated sequence MIDNIKVIDTQLLSDNWYVLRKITYEFTKKNGAKITQSREVYDRGNGATILLFNRVQKTVILTKQFRLPTFVNGNETGMLIETCAGLLDRDNAEDCIRRETEEETGYKITEVKKVFEAYMSPGSVTEILYFFIAEYAKEMKVNEGGGLEDEEENIEVLELDIEKAMQMIGDGQIRDGKTIMLLQHIKLNNIL
- a CDS encoding RidA family protein encodes the protein MRKFHLTNDKNLFDPTPYGFSHTAIVPENSTLFFISGQSGAEDKNHKLSSDFRTQVKFALQNITTILNSNGLKPENVAKFTILIVDHSLEKLQIYNEELKKIWKVVPYPASTLIPVPCLAIDGMKVEIDAIAVSQF
- a CDS encoding Crp/Fnr family transcriptional regulator, with product MNSLIENISFYHPLAEQTKVELLKICKLEKFLKNEDILKAGESARHYYFVHSGLLGYHTSDDAGNIIYKIFFEENSFVASTASIINGQPSNFTITALEESALVIFPARAFRQLIEKYHDLALAYLKYLEHNWVIKKEQMEIDLKWQTAKERYHSLKANQALFNRLKLHQIASYLGITPTQLSRIRKEEG
- a CDS encoding porin family protein, which translates into the protein MKKLSLVLLAVVCYFNALSQEKGSFEFGFNVGYNAATVTSGTNTNSSYRSGFNAGVIADYFFSDRWSIKTKLTYDQKGWADGFVRDTDSGQEFKTNFNIDYLSIPLMANWHFGRKRNWYLHFGPYAGILLSSKDSRFSNDLKPYTHNTDIGLGYGIGVKLPVANRVKIILELDGQEGFTDVFKQNDVDQSFKNSRSGFNAGLLFQLK